The DNA window TCCGGCTCCGGGCTCGCCGACCGCCAGCCAGGCTGCGCCCTTCACCTTCACCACCACCAGCGCGGCGCCGTAGGTCTCTCCGACGCTGACGCCGGCGTCGAGCTCGACGGGTGTCTGTGAGCTCGACGCATAGAACCACGCCTTGCCGGGGGCGCCGTTCAGGCCCGTCGCGCCGGCCATCAAGATCGGAAAGTCGCCATCCTCGGCAACGAGTGAGAGTTGTTTGCCGGGTTCGTCCACGACCACCCCGGCGGGCAGGGCGTTCGCGCTGAGAAAAGCGCTGTCACCCGCGTCGCACTGGATCTGTACGCCGAGCGCCTTGGAGCCGTCGGCGGTTCCGAGGCCTTCGGCGACGCAGAGTGTGCGTGGCAGCCCGTCCAGATCAGCGCGTTGCATCGAGGCAGCGGTCTTGGCCAGGGTACAACCGACTTCACAATGGCCGCTGCGCGCAGCGTCCGTGCTCGCACCTTGCTTGGGACCCAGCTCGAACTCCGCCCCTCCAGTGCGGCCAGGCGATGCGCCGACGAACACCCGGTAGAATCCGTCGACTTCGCCCGCCGCCACGGTCGAGCCGAAGCCATATCCGACGTTGTCGGGTTTGTTCAGCAAGAGGACCGGCGCGTCCTCCTGCACGTCGTCGAAGCGGGTCCACGAACAGGCCACGACGCCAAAGCCGAGCACACCCGCGACCAGCGATGAGGTGATGCGTGCCATCAGAACCGCCCTCCGAGACTCAGCCCCTGCGGGCCGGGTGCAACGCCGAACGAGAACTTGGGTTCCGGTCGCCGAGGTTTCGGCGCCGGCAGCGCCACCCGAACCGGATTGCGCAGAGAGGCAGTGGGTCGCTGTTTGCGCGGGTCGTTGAACTCGAGGAGCTTGCCCTGAACCGCCTTGGAGTTAGGCAGCGGATCCTTGATGAAGTTGTAGGTGGCAAACCCAGCCAGCACGCCGCCGATGACGAACCCTGCGTCCGCGCCGATGGCAAAGATGCGCCCGCGCGTGATGCGTTCGTCGTCCTGCTCGAGCACACCGTTCTTGCGGTCCGCCTCCAGCTCGTTGTGCAGGGAGTTCGACTGCAGACCCAGGTACACACCGGCGCCCAGGAATACCGCGCCGATGATGGACTGCGTCCAGGCCGCACCGCGCGGGTACTTCTGGATCATGTCGGCGCGCAGCGGCAGGATCTGGCCGTGGGGCACGGTGACGACCTCTTCGTAGGTCTTGTAGCCGCTGGCGTTGATCGTGATCTTGTGCTGCCCGGCGTCGGCCTTCACCGCGAGAGGCACCTCTCCGGCGCGCCAGACGCCGGCGGCTTTTTCATCGACCTGTATCTTCAGCTCCGGCGCGTTGCCATCGATGCGCAGGTAGCCGTAGCTGACCCGCGCCAGCGTGACCTCCAGCTCCTTTTGCTCGCCGCGGCCCAAGCGAATCGGCTTGTGAAACGGCTCGAAGCCCGGCGCCTCCACCAGCAGCATGTGGTCCCCGCTCGCGACCAGCTCGCCGTGAGGTGTCGTGCCCCACGGTGAGCGGGCACGGCGATCGTCGTCGATGAAGGCATAGGCCCCGATCACGTTGGCCGATACCCGCAAGAAGCTCATGAACTCGCCCTGCGAGAGGTTCGCGCGGAAGTGGAAGAACTTTGCTCGCTTGACCTCGACCTCTGCGTCGCAGGATTTGAAGTCGAGATAGGGCTCGACCACGACGTGGTACGTGCCGACCTCGAGGGTGAGGTTGGCGGGCGACTGAGCCTTGGTCACTTCGCGCCAGTCCGGGTTCTGGCCGCCAAGTCGATAAGGCGGCGCCGAATCCCGAGTCCGAGTGTAGAGCTTGATGGGAGCTCCAGCTGGCTCGGTCTCGATCAGCGCCAACGACTTCATCGAGTCCGCCGTGTCGGAGTCGAGCGGTCCAGGTACGACGGGCGGGGTGACCGCCGCGTCGGCGCCGCCTTCTTCGCCTCCGTCCTCGAGCCCGCCATCCGTGTCAGGAGGCGGCGTCGGCGGGATCCCCTTCGCCGCTTCTAGCTGAGCAATGCGCGCCTTCACCTTGTCGGCGTCCGGAGCGTTGGGGTCGATGCTCAGGTAGCCGCGAAACTTCTCCAGCGCGTGATCGACGTCCCCCAGCTTCTGGTAACAGACGCCGGCGTTGAACAGAAACGCCGCATAAGGCTGCTCGGAGTACCCTGCCTCGAACACCTTGGCGGCACCCGCGTAGTCCTTGGCAACGAACAGCGCTTGCCCCTTCTCCAGACGCTCGC is part of the Myxococcales bacterium genome and encodes:
- a CDS encoding FG-GAP repeat protein; this encodes MARITSSLVAGVLGFGVVACSWTRFDDVQEDAPVLLLNKPDNVGYGFGSTVAAGEVDGFYRVFVGASPGRTGGAEFELGPKQGASTDAARSGHCEVGCTLAKTAASMQRADLDGLPRTLCVAEGLGTADGSKALGVQIQCDAGDSAFLSANALPAGVVVDEPGKQLSLVAEDGDFPILMAGATGLNGAPGKAWFYASSSQTPVELDAGVSVGETYGAALVVVKVKGAAWLAVGEPGAGRVFLFDDQGTLAGCLFPPGANTQFGRTLAAGRIDGDSDEELIVADGQKAHVLSGAVLAANSKSACADLPAGAEIVALACRTTADLDGCGGSDFGAALAVADLDHDGDGEVLVGAPGMDVRDDASDGGAVFVFDVEPEHPDWVAETRFISSAEAGDKLGTAIGVVHQPDRDVFVAGAPGNGKAALFFCSKLRKSNKGAHCD
- a CDS encoding PEGA domain-containing protein — protein: MKLRLLGWGSGVLTVLALLVPAPEGARAQAGKALSARKLDLIRERLEKGQALFVAKDYAGAAKVFEAGYSEQPYAAFLFNAGVCYQKLGDVDHALEKFRGYLSIDPNAPDADKVKARIAQLEAAKGIPPTPPPDTDGGLEDGGEEGGADAAVTPPVVPGPLDSDTADSMKSLALIETEPAGAPIKLYTRTRDSAPPYRLGGQNPDWREVTKAQSPANLTLEVGTYHVVVEPYLDFKSCDAEVEVKRAKFFHFRANLSQGEFMSFLRVSANVIGAYAFIDDDRRARSPWGTTPHGELVASGDHMLLVEAPGFEPFHKPIRLGRGEQKELEVTLARVSYGYLRIDGNAPELKIQVDEKAAGVWRAGEVPLAVKADAGQHKITINASGYKTYEEVVTVPHGQILPLRADMIQKYPRGAAWTQSIIGAVFLGAGVYLGLQSNSLHNELEADRKNGVLEQDDERITRGRIFAIGADAGFVIGGVLAGFATYNFIKDPLPNSKAVQGKLLEFNDPRKQRPTASLRNPVRVALPAPKPRRPEPKFSFGVAPGPQGLSLGGRF